In a single window of the Acinetobacter tibetensis genome:
- a CDS encoding Rieske (2Fe-2S) protein, protein MTEDIPEREARAFETPNGDTIFITQRDGAFFAYQNVCPHLQVELEFLENQFLDRDQEYIECSTHGALFTVETGECISGPCLGQSLEKVEITVHSDGGIYLPE, encoded by the coding sequence ATGACCGAAGACATTCCAGAGCGTGAAGCACGTGCTTTTGAAACGCCGAATGGTGATACGATTTTTATTACACAGCGCGATGGTGCTTTTTTTGCCTATCAGAATGTTTGCCCACATCTACAAGTTGAACTTGAATTTCTTGAAAATCAATTTCTAGACCGTGATCAAGAATATATAGAGTGCTCTACACACGGTGCACTCTTTACCGTAGAAACGGGCGAATGCATATCTGGTCCTTGCCTAGGTCAGTCACTTGAAAAGGTCGAGATAACTGTGCATTCTGATGGTGGAATCTACCTACCTGAATAA
- a CDS encoding OB-fold-containig protein, producing the protein MLELIHDINLMPFHLSLLALVLLSLVETIGYFLHIQPSQFLKRVIPQKLAEAPLLNVKFSKILILVFLLMNFSFSGYFLQFSYFAQQESFLPAYYVILPALIIAIFFTVFMIHCLDQVIRPTQMQLQSNLLGRLATISSGNARPGFSAQARVRDEYGQLHYVQVEPEFGELEFQSQIILIRIKHAHYIAKKISKSNELFSNDLHK; encoded by the coding sequence ATGCTTGAGTTAATACACGATATAAATTTAATGCCGTTTCATTTAAGTTTATTAGCACTTGTATTACTCAGCTTGGTAGAAACCATTGGTTACTTTTTACACATTCAACCAAGCCAATTTTTGAAGCGTGTTATTCCTCAAAAACTCGCAGAAGCTCCCTTACTCAACGTAAAATTTTCCAAAATCTTAATTTTAGTCTTCCTGTTGATGAATTTCAGTTTTTCTGGCTATTTTCTTCAATTTAGTTATTTCGCACAACAAGAAAGTTTTTTACCAGCATATTACGTCATTCTTCCCGCATTAATTATCGCAATTTTCTTTACTGTATTTATGATTCATTGCCTAGATCAGGTGATTAGACCTACGCAAATGCAGCTCCAGTCTAATTTGTTGGGTAGACTCGCAACCATTTCAAGTGGTAATGCTCGACCAGGTTTTTCCGCCCAAGCTCGAGTTAGAGATGAATATGGTCAACTGCACTATGTACAAGTCGAACCAGAATTTGGCGAATTAGAATTTCAATCTCAAATTATTTTAATTCGCATTAAACATGCACATTACATCGCCAAAAAAATCTCAAAATCAAATGAACTTTTCTCTAACGACTTACACAAATAA
- the cydP gene encoding cytochrome oxidase putative small subunit CydP: MSLVPKDFNRRLVREITIILIIKVVILLTIKHIWFDAPTIPKNFDNQVAERIAGSPSQIKETR; the protein is encoded by the coding sequence ATGAGCTTAGTTCCAAAAGATTTTAATCGACGCTTAGTCCGTGAAATAACAATCATATTAATAATTAAGGTTGTTATCTTACTCACGATTAAACACATCTGGTTTGATGCACCGACTATTCCCAAAAACTTTGACAATCAAGTTGCTGAGCGTATTGCTGGCAGTCCATCCCAAATCAAGGAGACACGTTGA